In bacterium (Candidatus Blackallbacteria) CG13_big_fil_rev_8_21_14_2_50_49_14, a genomic segment contains:
- a CDS encoding anti-anti-sigma factor, with protein MSDTFQLIVEERDTYAILRTEGYVNNLGGEKIGEAADALIEKGIKRLILNFEKSNVVNSIGISILIEVIEKIVDVDGRICFCFLTKTIAKTFNIMGLTQYAEIYDTEDEAMAAL; from the coding sequence TTGTCAGACACATTTCAATTAATTGTCGAAGAGCGTGATACATACGCGATTCTCCGTACAGAAGGTTATGTAAATAATCTTGGAGGAGAAAAAATTGGTGAAGCAGCAGACGCCCTGATTGAAAAAGGGATTAAAAGACTGATCTTGAATTTTGAAAAGTCAAACGTGGTCAATAGTATTGGGATTTCAATCCTGATTGAAGTGATTGAAAAAATCGTGGATGTGGATGGTCGGATTTGTTTTTGCTTTCTTACCAAAACGATAGCCAAAACCTTCAATATTATGGGACTTACGCAATACGCCGAGATTTATGATACAGAAGACGAAGCCATGGCAGCTCTTTAA
- a CDS encoding ATP-binding protein, with protein sequence MREGDKSPAAIKEIELTIPVMPDMEITATHTATSVAEYMKFDPDRIDEVKMALIEAIINAFEHSQSRDGKVRIKFLIGEDNLTVIIQDHGKGFDIQQIEKPEIASKLHASYKRGWGLMLIEKLMDTVYIESNEHGTTLVMSKNRN encoded by the coding sequence ATGCGTGAAGGTGACAAGAGTCCAGCTGCAATTAAAGAAATTGAGCTGACGATTCCTGTCATGCCTGATATGGAAATTACTGCAACCCATACTGCAACCTCTGTTGCTGAGTATATGAAGTTTGATCCAGATCGGATCGATGAAGTGAAAATGGCGCTGATTGAAGCCATTATTAACGCTTTTGAGCACAGTCAGAGTCGGGATGGTAAAGTTCGGATCAAGTTTTTGATCGGCGAAGACAATCTGACTGTTATTATTCAGGATCACGGCAAGGGTTTTGATATTCAGCAAATTGAAAAACCAGAAATAGCAAGTAAATTGCACGCCTCCTATAAACGGGGCTGGGGACTCATGCTGATTGAAAAACTGATGGATACTGTCTATATCGAATCCAACGAGCATGGCACCACCTTGGTGATGTCCAAAAACAGGAACTAG